One segment of Dolichospermum sp. DET69 DNA contains the following:
- a CDS encoding response regulator transcription factor yields the protein MRILLVEDDERIAKPLAEDLKHQRYVVDIAKDGIEGWEYSQSTQYDIILLDLMLPKLDGISLCKRLRSIKYNALILMLTARDTTADKVIGLDAGADDYLIKPFDLEELTARVRALSRRNLEVRPSILVYGNLQLDPGSFHISYQDKTLLLTPKEYMILEYFMKNPQQVLTRTSILDKLWEFDKISGEDTVKTHINNLRKKLKAVGASEKIIETVYGVGYRLGNN from the coding sequence ATGAGAATCTTACTTGTAGAAGATGATGAACGTATTGCCAAACCCTTAGCAGAAGATTTAAAACATCAACGTTATGTTGTAGATATTGCTAAGGATGGAATTGAAGGTTGGGAATATAGTCAATCAACACAATATGACATAATTTTATTAGACCTAATGCTGCCAAAGTTAGATGGAATTAGTTTATGTAAACGCTTACGATCTATTAAATATAATGCCCTAATTTTAATGCTCACAGCCAGAGATACTACAGCAGACAAAGTAATTGGATTAGATGCAGGGGCTGATGATTATTTAATTAAACCATTTGATTTAGAAGAATTAACAGCCCGTGTTCGCGCTTTATCTCGGAGGAATTTAGAAGTTCGTCCATCCATATTAGTTTATGGTAACTTACAACTAGATCCTGGTAGTTTTCATATTAGCTATCAAGATAAAACTCTGTTATTAACACCTAAGGAATATATGATTTTAGAGTATTTTATGAAAAATCCCCAGCAAGTCTTAACTCGCACATCTATTTTAGATAAATTATGGGAATTTGATAAAATTTCTGGTGAAGATACTGTCAAAACCCATATTAATAATTTACGTAAAAAATTAAAAGCTGTTGGGGCATCTGAAAAAATTATTGAAACTGTTTATGGTGTCGGATATCGTTTAGGGAATAACTAA
- a CDS encoding GHKL domain-containing protein, which produces MLWIIKYRLLLSYLLVVGSVLGVFTSAVRIFVTQSLEQEITEKLIDLGELAAANSEYTNGKIKLDNDFPIQDITNRHQGLQWFNKDGNFLQQQGENLANLPLYPHVKKQIQSGKNPIIAITLPIIGSEDGKLIGYVRASESLEYLNQTLNKLDWGLEGGICFALLISGIGGVWLIRQSMQPIEESLRKLQQFTADASHELRGPLMAIKSNASVAIKYPEAIRETDLEKFQAILSATKQMSSLTEDLLLLARTDIIPNEEPNPVNLIEILDNLYKLYKPQAETKQIQIKLQLDQNLYVLGDCEQLKRLFTNLLENAINYTYLAGTIEITTRSLGSHVYVSIKDTGVGISPDNLEKVFDRFWRADESRSYNCGGSGLGLAIAQAIARKHGGLITVKSELGFGSCFTTRLLLTSLKN; this is translated from the coding sequence ATGTTGTGGATAATTAAGTATCGCTTATTATTATCTTATTTATTAGTAGTTGGTTCAGTATTAGGAGTATTTACATCAGCAGTCAGAATTTTTGTAACTCAAAGTCTTGAACAAGAAATTACCGAAAAGTTAATTGATTTAGGAGAACTTGCTGCTGCTAATTCAGAATACACTAATGGTAAAATTAAATTAGATAATGATTTTCCTATTCAAGATATTACCAATAGACATCAAGGTTTACAATGGTTTAACAAAGACGGCAATTTTCTGCAACAACAAGGTGAAAATTTGGCAAATTTACCTCTTTATCCTCATGTGAAAAAACAAATTCAATCAGGTAAAAATCCCATTATTGCTATTACATTACCAATAATTGGGAGTGAAGATGGTAAACTAATTGGATATGTAAGAGCTAGTGAATCACTAGAATATCTCAATCAAACTTTAAATAAACTTGACTGGGGTTTAGAAGGAGGAATTTGTTTTGCTCTCCTAATTAGCGGTATTGGTGGAGTATGGTTAATTCGTCAATCTATGCAACCAATCGAAGAAAGTTTACGAAAACTTCAACAATTTACTGCTGATGCTTCTCATGAACTCAGAGGTCCATTAATGGCAATTAAAAGTAATGCTTCAGTAGCAATTAAATATCCAGAAGCAATTCGAGAAACAGATTTAGAAAAATTTCAAGCTATTCTCAGCGCGACTAAACAAATGTCTAGTTTAACCGAAGATTTATTACTTTTAGCGCGGACTGATATCATCCCCAATGAAGAGCCAAATCCTGTTAATTTAATAGAAATTTTAGATAACTTATATAAATTATATAAACCTCAAGCTGAGACTAAACAAATTCAGATCAAATTACAATTAGATCAAAATTTATATGTACTTGGTGATTGTGAACAATTAAAAAGATTATTTACTAATTTGCTAGAAAATGCTATTAACTATACTTATTTAGCAGGTACAATTGAAATTACAACTCGTAGTCTAGGTTCTCATGTCTACGTCAGTATAAAAGATACAGGTGTAGGAATTTCTCCAGATAATTTGGAAAAAGTTTTTGATAGATTTTGGCGAGCCGATGAATCTCGCAGTTATAATTGTGGGGGTTCGGGTTTGGGTTTAGCTATTGCTCAAGCCATTGCCAGAAAACATGGTGGATTAATTACTGTCAAGAGTGAATTAGGATTTGGTAGTTGTTTTACAACACGCTTATTATTAACTTCACTAAAAAATTAG